One Tachysurus fulvidraco isolate hzauxx_2018 chromosome 2, HZAU_PFXX_2.0, whole genome shotgun sequence DNA segment encodes these proteins:
- the mbd1b gene encoding methyl-CpG-binding domain protein 1b isoform X2 translates to MEKVGEKDTQFSSSENRDDGQAGSRSEPVKSLDDPPVDWFEPLEEDWEDEDDRQSWDIDGSRDAEMESLAGESERSGSIAESERNYRGGRGGGAVRKRKRKWRHADGWEDCPVLGEGWKRKVVLRRSGLSVGQRDIYYLSPKGERVRSKIELLKYIGNTVDLTNFDFKTGIFLDGEHSKKATKKRKMDQSSPADCGFSSESSFHNDAAEACDRTYSPGPPYSLSHVAQQSLSPSSSQNDVPSVLGTSNENLNQALLIKPAASTQQNVPSNEGFSSQTIKVPANLENGPANIPSNLSVGTCVRCWNWFTGVEGQTMCEKCSKACNASKDNRKITFRKWLPCGFCRACQLTEDCGVCASCKNGKLNPRYRKPIRCRKRKCLCPSLKRRTEYALPKAQCGSVVHGSEKLETINMASKPSLPDFTESQYSDSDDQSSFYENDNEGLLRKFQRSCGRCKGCVAKADCGTCDYCIDKPKFGGSNKKRQKCRQRQCQREAKGWTTSRPHYGYSHKILKRDTEKWDFEFSDNECEKERIAKSSVVGVRYVKKDKHRITLYNGQDVDPEESQALSEDHLLNLFCDEWTRVSDKKWKCPPNSRKNAEEPDEDEIEPTTGAFSEERHWLGFLDCILKGA, encoded by the exons ATGGAGAAAGTGGGAGAGAAAGACACGCAGTTCAGCAGCTCAGAGAACAGAGATGATGGACAAGCCGGAAGTAGGAGTGAGCCTGTAAAAAGTCTGGATGATCCTCCTGTGGACTGGTTTGAGCCTCTGGAGGAGGACTGGGAGGACGAGGATGACCGTCAGAGCTGGGATATAGATGGGAGCAGGGATGCTGAGATGGAAAGTCTAGCTGGAGAGAGTGAAAGAAGTGGCAGTATAGCTGAAAGTGAGAGAAACtacagaggaggaagaggaggaggtgcTGTGAG gaaaaggaaaaggaagtgGCGACATGCTGATGGCTGGGAGGATTGTCCTGTGCTTGGAGAGGGCTGGAAACGCAAAGTGGTTCTTCGCCGTTCTGGATTGAGTGTGGGACAGAGAGATATTTACTACTTAAG TCCTAAAGGTGAAAGAGTGAGAAGTAAGATCGAACTACTCAAATACATTGGAAATACTGTGGACCTTACCAACTTTGACTTCAAAACAGGGATTTTTCTCGATGGTGAACATTcaaaaaaagcaacaaag AAGAGGAAGATGGACCAGTCTTCCCCAGCTGACTGTGGTTTCTCCTCAGAATCCAGTTTTCACAATGATGCGGCAGAGGCATGTGACAGGACCTACAGCCCAGGCCCTCCATATAGCCTCAGTCATGTTGCACAGCAGAGCCTGAGTCCTTCCTCTAGTCAGAACGATGTTCCCAGTGTTCTTGGCACATCTAATGAGAACCTAAATCAGGCTCTTCTAATCAAACCAGCAGCCTCCACACAGCAAAATGTGCCTTCTAATGAAGGCTTTTCTTCACAGACTATAAAAGTGCCTGCTAACTTGGAGAATGGACCTGCCAATATTCCATCTAACCTCAGTGTTGG CACCTGTGTAAGATGTTGGAACTGGTTTACAGGTGTAGAGGGACAGACTATGTGTGAAAAATGCAGCAAAGCATGTAATGCCT CTAAAGATAACCGGAAAATTACATTTAGAAAA TGGCTTCCCTGTGGCTTTTGTCGAGCATGTCAGCTCACTGAGGACTGTGGGGTTTGTGCAAGCTGCAAGAATGGAAAACTAAACCCTCGGTACCGAAAACCTATTAGGTGCCGTAAGCGGAAGTGCTTGTGTCCATCCCTCAAG agGAGAACAGAGTATGCACTTCCAAAGGCACAGTGTGGTTCAGTAGTCCAT ggGTCAGAAAAATTAGAAACTATTAACATGGCGTCCAAG CCATCACTGCCAGACTTTACAGAATCACAG TACAGTGACTCAGATGATCAGTCATCATTTTATGAAAACGACAATGAG GGATTGCTGAGGAAATTTCAGCGCTCCTGTGGACGATGTAAAGGTTGTGTGGCAAAAGCAGACTGCGGAACCTGTGATTACTGTATAGACAAACCCAAATTTGGTGGaagcaataaaaaaagacagaagtgCCGACAACGTCAGTGTCAACGAGAAGCTAag GGTTGGACCACATCAAGACCGCATTATGGTTACAGCCATAAAATCCTGAAACGGGACACAGAAAAGTGGGACTTTGAGTTCTCTGACAATGAATGCGAGAAGGAAAGAATAGCAAAAAGTTCTGTTGTTGGTGTGCGCTATGTGAAGAAAGACAAGCATCGCATCACACTTTACAATGGACAG GATGTGGATCCTGAGGAAAGCCAGGCACTTTCTGAGGATCATCTTTTGAATCTGTTCTGTGATGAGTGGACTAGAGTCAGTGACAAGAAGTGGAAATGCCCCCCAAACTCTAGAAAAAATGCAGAGGAGCCAGATGAGGATGAAATAGAGCCAACG
- the cxxc1b gene encoding CXXC-type zinc finger protein 1b codes for MDQVLAMDNSSVEEGKAPLYCICRKPDINCFMIGCDNCNEWFHGHCINVTEKMAKGIREWYCQQCQEMDPSLELKYRSKKSREKEMEPERIDKRSSALDFKLDKRRGSKVKRSARMCGECEPCRRTEDCAQCDFCKDMKKFGGPNKIRQKCRLRQCVVRARKMLRVRDEEFSMHDRTENRMHRRVRRYSDDYNDEEMELYSRYKDQNMLWGSEDEEGPVYSPAHCKKAIKVKHVKRREKKFDKKKESRRHKQKQKHKDRTRHCDRSDGRYTGDLHQCLGPSCNEVARPNSKYCSEDCGMKLAANRIYEILPQRIQQWQQSPCIAEELGRKQLEQIRKEQQAARMRLAEMERRFHDLEGIIAKAKQQVVQQDEEVNETESEDTDLQIFCVSCSHPINPKVAMRHMERCYAKYESQTSFGSIFPTRIEGATRLFCDVYNPQSKTYCKRLQVLCPEHSRDPKVPVDEVCGCPLVRNVFEPTGEYCRMSKRKCNRHYCWEKLRRAEVDLERVRVWYKLDELFEQERNVRTAMTNRAGLLALMLHQTIQHDPLTTDLRSNKDR; via the exons ATGGACCAAGTGCTGGCTATGGACAACAGCAGTGTAGAAGAAGGGAAGGCACCTCTGTACTGCATCTGTCGGAAACCAGACATCAACTGTTTCATGAT TGGCTGTGATAACTGTAATGAGTGGTTCCATGGACATTGCATCAACGTGACCGAGAAAATGGCCAAGGGTATCAGAGAGTGGTATTGCCAGCAGTGTCAGG AAATGGATCCCTCACTTGAATTAAAATACCGGTCCAAAAAATCACGTGAGAAAGAGATGGAACCAGAGAGAATTGACAAACGGTCCAGTGCTCTAGATTTCAAACTGGATAAGCGCCGTGGATCTAAA GTGAAACGTTCTGCTCGCatgtgtggtgagtgtgaaCCATGCAGACGTACTGAGGACTGTGCGCAGTGTGACTTCTGCAAGGACATGAAAAAATTTGGGGGTCCGAACAAAATCCGGCAAAAATGTCGTCTACGGCAGTGTGTAGTTCGTGCAAGG AAAATGCTGCGTGTTCGAGATGAGGAGTTTTCCATGCACGATAGGACAGAAAATAGGATGCACAGGCGAGTCAGGCGATACTCAGACGATTATAATGATGAAGAGATGGAGCTGTACTCGCGATACAAGGACCAGAATATG CTGTGGGGCagtgaggatgaagaaggtccAGTTTACAGCCCTGCCCATTGCAAGAAAGCTATAAAAGTCAAGCACGTTAAGCGTCGTGAGAAGAAATTTGACAAAAAG AAAGAATCTCGCAGGCACAAGCAAAAACAGAAGCATAAAGACCGTACAAGGCACTGTGACAGAAGTGATGGCCGTTACACTGGTGACTTGCACCAGTGCTTGGGACCTAGCTGTAATGAAGTGGCTCGTCCCAACTCCAAATACTGCTCAGAGGACTGTGGCATGAAGCTAGCAGCCAA TCGGATCTATGAGATTCTTCCACAGCGtatccagcagtggcagcagaGTCCGTGCATTGCTGAGGAGCTGGGCAGAAAGCAATTGGAGCAAATTCGTAAGGAGCAACAGGCTGCTCGCATGCGCCTTGCTGAAATGGAGCGCCGCTTTCATGACCTGGAGGGAATCATTGCTAAAGCCAAGCAGCAAGTGGTTCAGCAGGATGAGGAG GTGAATGAAACAGAGAGTGAGGACACGGACCTCCAGATATTTTGTGTATCTTGCAGTCACCCCATTAACCCTAAGGTGGCAATGAGACACATGGAGAGGTGCTATGCTAAA TATGAAAGCCAGACATCCTTTGGTTCTATTTTCCCAACACGAATAGAAGG GGCAACAAGACTCTTTTGTGATGTGTATAACCCTCAGAGTAAAACCTACTGCAAGAGGCTTCAGGTTTTATGTCCAGAACATTCCAGAGACCCCAAG GTGCCAGTGGATGAAGTGTGTGGATGTCCTCTAGTGCGCAATGTTTTTGAGCCAACAGGAGAGTACTGCAGAATGTCTAAGCGCAAATGCAACAGGCATTACTGCTGGGAGAAGCTCAGACGAGCAGAAGTAGATCTTGAGCGTGTGCGAGTG tggtACAAATTAGATGAGCTGTTTGAACAGGAACGTAATGTAAGAACAGCGATGACTAACAGAGCAGGTCTGCTGGCCCTCATGTTGCACCAAACCATTCAGCATGATCCACTGACCACCGATTTACGCAGCAACAAAGACAGATAG
- the mon1bb gene encoding vacuolar fusion protein MON1 homolog B produces the protein MRSEKGGRTNFSTKTSPWDPIMNINEMETMDTPVVTSLPQRDENEMQTEHIIDSITEVEDLITLPRIDRSKETKLIDKLSENSSNPDDLHVDMQKEEDVVFDGSETVNALEDNSHEDPGEFVVTVLARGNLEDQDVGKRISPPILETPLEASTHWDEDVTAETWRQHRKHVFVLSEAGKPIYSRYGSEEALSSTMGVMMALVSFIQSGDNVIRSVYSDEHTVVFMQQGPLVLVSVSSTRQSEQQLRNELLYVYNQIVSMLTQASITRIFEHKKNYDLRRLLAGSEKILDGLLNLVDFDPSFLLSAVHCLPIASSFRDSLSQILQKAITPNLVFSILIAKNQLLTIAQEKMVIEDAKLDPADLHLLLNLIGASSAFQSGEIWTPICLPSFNPDCYFYAYISYLDQPECTVCLLLLSTDNEAFYEVSACKRKIEEAMQAQNALTSIAKAQSYSVSQVGVSDLRHFMYKPFDVPDNHHQLTQFTSPELEAPYDSEEEKMRLLDLYREMHGRIHNSSRPLKLIYHVGLRETLLAWVTTKFELYTCFSPLVTKACAINAITKLLRWVKKEEDRLFIRYPPKYSTTPNASKS, from the exons atgcgcagtgagAAGGGGGGCAGGACCAACTTTTCAACGAAAACATCACCG TGGGATCcgattatgaatattaatgagatgGAAACCATGGACACACCTGTTGTCACATCATTACCTCAGAGggatgaaaatgaaatgcaaaCTGAACATATTATAGACAGTATCACAGAGGTGGAAGATCTCATTACTCTCCCAAGAATAGATAGAAGTAAAGAGACAAAGCTGATAGACAAACTGTCAGAAAACAGTTCGAACCCTGATGATCTCCATGTGGACATGCAAAAAGAAGAGGATGTTGTGTTTGATGGATCAGAAACTGTCAATGCTTTGGAGGATAACAGCCATGAAGATCCGGGTGAATTTGTTGTGACCGTGTTAGCTCGAGGAAATCTAGAAGATCAGGACGTGGGCAAGAGAATTTCTCCCCCTATCTTAGAAACTCCCCTAGAGGCTTCTACTCACTGGGACGAGGATGTGACTGCAGAGACCTGGAGACAGCACAGGAAGCATGTGTTTGTTCTGAGTGAGGCTGGGAAGCCCATCTACTCCCGCTATGGCAGTGAAGAAGCCCTGTCCTCCACCATGGGTGTCATGATGGCTCTGGTGTCCTTCATTCAGAGTGGGGACAATGTCATTCGTTCTGTTTACTCAG ATGAGCATACAGTGGTCTTCATGCAGCAGGGGCCTCTGGtgcttgtctctgtctctagCACCCGTCAGTCTGAGCAGCAGCTACGCAATGAACTGCTTTATGTCTATAACCAGATTGTGAGCATGCTCACCCAAGCCAGCATCACCCGCATCTTTGAGCACAAGAAGAACTATGACTTGCGACGCTTGCTAGCTGGCTCAGAGAAGATCCTAGATGGTTTATTAAACCTGGTTGACTTTGACCCTAGTTTCTTGCTCTCAGCTGTGCATTGTCTACCTATCGCCTCTTCATTCAGGGACTCTCTTAGCCAGATACTTCAGAAAGCCATCACTCCCAACCTAGTATTCTCTATCCTCATTGCTAAGAACCAACTGCTGACCATTGCGCAGGAGAAGATGGTGATTGAGGATGCAAAGCTGGACCCTGCTGACCTTCACCTGCTGCTGAACCTTATTGGTGCCTCATCCGCATTCCAGTCTGGTGAGATCTGGACCCCAATCTGCCTCCCCAGCTTTAATCCTGACTGTTATTTTTACGCCTACATATCTTACCTGGACCAACCTGAGTGCACTGTGTGCCTGCTGCTGCTTTCCACAGACAATGAGGCATTTTATGAAGTGTCAGCATGCAAGAGAAAGATTGAGGAAGCCATGCAGGCCCAAAATGCTCTGACCTCCATTGCCAAAGCTCAGTCCTACAGCGTTAGTCAGGTGGGAGTGTCTGATCTTCGGCATTTTATGTACAAGCCTTTTGATGTTCCAGACAACCACCATCAGCTGACACAGTTCACCAG CCCAGAGTTGGAAGCTCCTTACGATAGTGAGGAGGAGAAGATGAGGCTGCTGGAcctttacagagaaatgcatggCCGGATACACAACTCCTCACGCCCTCTTAAACTCATCTACCATGTGGGGTTGCGAGAAACCCTGCTGGCTTGG GTCACAACCAAATTTGAGCTGTATACTTGCTTTAGCCCTCTTGTAACGAAGGCCTGTGCTATTAATGCTATTACAAAACTT